The Arachidicoccus terrestris genome includes the window AATGGATGCATACCGGAGATAATACAGTTACTATTCTTGAAGAATTAAAGGATAACAGGCGTGTTGTTCATACCATCGATCATCCGATTCTGGACAGTTTACAAAAGTAGAAAGCCATTATGCCGTACAAGAATCTATCTTTGAAATGCTGTTTTAGCCTGTGTTTTTTACTGCTTGTAAAAATACACAATGTATATGCGCAACGACACATTGAATCTAAAAAGCATGTGCCGCTGGATTCCATCCGGCTAAGTGACCCCTTTATTTTGGCAGATACGCCGACACAGATGTATTATATGACAGGAACCGGCGGGCTGCTCTGGAAAAGTAAAGATTTGCATTACTGGGATGGTCCCTTCGTTGTAGCACATCCGGATCCGGATAGTTGGATGGGTGCTGACCCTATGATCTGGGCGGCAGAGATCCATTCTTATAAGGGGAGGTATTATTATTTTGCCACTTTCACGAACCGAGACAAGATAATAGGTCGTTATAACGGTAATACCTTGCAGCGCCGGGCCTGTCATGTATTGGTTAGCGACCAGCCGGACGGCTCTTATGTTCCGATGGCCGATTCTGTTTATTTACCTGCAGATCAGTCGACACTTGACGCTACATTGTGGGTCGATAAAAAGAATGTTCCATGGATGATATATTGCCATGAATGGGTCCAGAATAATAATGGAACAGTAGAAAAGATCCGGTTGAAATCTGACTTATCAGGCACAATCGGAAAATCTACAACACTGTTCAGGGCCAGCGAATCCCCATGGAGCCGGGAAAACGTAAACCAAGTGGTGTTGCCCAACAGAGTAACAGATGGCCCTTACGTATTCAGAACAAAAACGGGAAGATTGGGCATGATCTGGACCAGCTGGATTTTTGACGTATACACACAAGGAGTTGCCTATTCCGAAACTAATACGCTCGATGGCCCTTGGATACAGGAGAAACTGCCAGTCACGCCTCCCAATTTTGGTCACGGAATGATTTTCAAATCATTGCAGGGGCAGACATTGATGGCAGTACATAGTCATAAAAAGATAGGTGATCATACTTTGAGGATACCGCATTTATTTTTATTGAACCTGGACACAGATGCATTACTGGTGGAAAAACCGTATGTCTTTACCGATCCGTAGGCTACCTGATTATTGGTTAACAGCCCCTCATCTTTAACGACATTAAAGTGACGGGGCTTTTTCATTGTTGTCGATTGCTGTAGCCTGACCCAAACGCGTAATCCTGAAACAGATGGGATGGACATTCCTATGCCGGCCATGCCATCATCGCTGGCGAAATGAGCATACGCCTATATATAGAAAAAAATTCCCGTTTACTTTTTGTTTGGTTTTTGATGCCTAAGATGCTATTAACGGGCGCAAATGACCAAAATACCCCCTCCAAATTATCATTTAATCCCCTATTTGCGGTTAACGGAATGATAATTTGCGATTGATTCGTTAAACATATTATAACGAAGCCACGAGACAGACTGCAATTTTTGAAAAAAATTAAATAACAAGAAATGAAAAGGGTGATTCGTCTTTCAACAGAACCAATCGGGTGTATCCAGCCTTTAATAAAGCTGCTGGTATCTTTTTGCCTTTGCCTGGTCATACACCAAACTGCCTTTGCCCAGCAGCCTGACCAGATACATGGACGTGTCGTAGATGGTAAAGGTATTCCTCTCAGCAATACCAGTATTGCAATTGCCGGCCAGAACGGAGGAGCTATATCGGATAGCGCAGGGCAGTTTTCAATCAATGCTATTAAGGGAGATACACTGTTATTTTCTCATGTTGGCTACAGTGATCTTAAGCTAGTGGTCACAACGCAATCCTTCATGAATGTGACATTGATGGAAAGCCAGATCAATACTTTAAATGATGTGGTCGTTGTTGGCTATGGCACCTCGACTAAAAAGAACCTGACCGGTTCGGTATCTGTTGTAAAAGGGAGTGATATTGTGAAAAGCCCTCAGCCAGATATTTCCAACTCCCTGGCCGGTCGCTTTTCCGGGCTGATCGCCAGCAACAGGAGTGGCGAACCCGGATATGATGGTTCTTCTATCAGAATCAGGGGTTTGGCAACAACAGGAAATAATGATGTGCTTGTGGTGGTAGACGGAGTGCCCGGCGCCATAGGAGGATTTTCCAGATTGAACCCCGATGACATAGCAAGTGTAACGGTATTGAAGGATGCATCTGCTGCTGTTTATGGTAGCAGGGCGGCAAACGGCGTTATATTGGTCACCACCAAACAGGGCGCCACTGGCAAGCCCCTGATATCCTATAGTTATAATCAGGGTTTTTCTTCTCCTACCAGGCTGCCCAAAATGGCCGATGCTGCAACCTACGCAGCCATACTCAATGAGATCGATTACTATAATAACCCTGAGGGCGGTATGAACCAACATTATACAGCTGAAGAAGTTCAGAAGTTCAAAGATGGCTCAGATGCGATCAATTATCCCAATACAGACTGGCAGGAAGCGACATTGAAGAATTTTGCCTTGCAGAACCATCAGGCACTCAGTGTGAGGGGAGGCAGTGATAAAGTCAAGTATTATCTATCTCTGGGAACGGTAAGCCAGAATAGTCTTTATAAAGACGGAGCGACTAAATATAAGCAATACAACTTCAGATCTAATGTAGGCGCCCAGATAACAAAGGATCTCAATGTGAAGCTTTCTTTGTCGGGAAGGCAAGAGGACCGTCACTATCCCATTGCTTCTGCCGGCGATATTTTCAGATCAATTTACAGGGCCTATCCGATTGTTATTGACCGCTATCCGAACGGGCTTCCCTCTACGGGCATTGAAAATAATAATCCGGTCGTAATGGCCACGGATGCAAGCGGGTGGAACAGAAATCCGACATCTACCTTTAACGGCATTCTGAGTGCGACTTATAATATTCCTTTTGTTAACGGGTTATCCATCGATGGATTTTATTCCGTGGATAAATCCTTCAATTTCACCAAGACATTTAATCAGCCTTATGCATTGTATACTTACGATGGCGACAATGATACTTATGATAAGACCATTGCCGGCGGCTCCGCGGGGGCTGCCACTTTAAATGAATCCCAGGTGAACACTTCTTTGATAACGCAGAATATTAAACTCAACTACAAAAACGGGTGGGGTAAACATCATCTGGATGCTTTTGTCGGTTATGAACAAAGCGAGAACAGTTCAGAAACCTTCGGTGCCTCCAGGATTAATTACCCGACTGTTTTAACGCCTGAGCTCTCCCAGGGAGGGGCTGCCGCGACAGACAAGGATAATTATGGAAGCAGTTTTGATTTTACACGCAGAAGTATGATCAGTAGACTAGCTTACAACTATATGGAGAAGTATCTACTGGAAGGTCAGCTCAGAATAGATGGTTCATCTAATTTTCCGAGCGGCCATCAATATGGCTACTTCCCCTCTGTCGCTGCAGGGTGGAGGGTTTCGGAAGAACCTTGGTTCAAACAATCGGTGAGCTGGATCAATGATTTGAAATTCAGGGCATCTTATGGCTCTCTGGGCAACGATAATGTTGCGCAGTTCCAGTATTATAACAACTATTCCTTTAGTAATCATTATGTCATTGGCAACGGAACCGTTCATCCGGGTATCGATCTGACAAAATTGGCGAACCCGAATATCACCTGGGAGGTGGCCAAGAAAATGGATATCGGATTGAACGCTATTGTGGCCAATGATTTCAACGTTGAACTGATCTATTTTCAGCAGAAAAGGTCAGATATCCTGGCCACCAGAAATGCGTCCATTCCTTCTGTATCGGGTATTGTGAATCCCTATACTGGAGACCCGCTGGTGCCGGATGAGAATATCGGAAAAGTCAATAATGAAGGGTTTGAGGCGACAATAGGGTATACGCATAGTGGTGCTTTTCATTTTAATGTCTCAGCAAACATGACCTATGCGAAAAGTAAAGTTGTTTTCATAGACGAAGCCGCCGGAACTTTGGATTATCAGAGCCAGACGGGGCACCCTTTGAATGCTTATTTGCTATATAAATCAATTGGCATCTACCGGACTGCTGAGGACCTGGAAAAATATCCTCATGTTTCCGGCGCCGGATTAGGAGATCTGATCTTTGAAGACTATAACGGTGACGGTTCAATAACAGCGGATGATCAGGTACGGACAAAATATGGAAATATTCCACAAATTGTATACGGTTTGGTGTTTAGTTCCGGATATAAGCAATTTGATTTCTCTTTTGTCATAGCAGGTCAGGCGGAAGTCAGCCAATATGTGCTGCCTGAATCAGGACAGGTGGGCAATTTTTACAGTAGCTGGGCCGATAACCGGTGGAGCCCTTCTAATCCCAGCGGTACCTATCCAAGGGTAGATACAAGAGCCTCATCTGCGATTAGCGGTGGACTTTATAATAGTACCTTTTGGCTGAATGACGCTTCTTTTGCGCGGCTTAAGAATGTCGAACTGGGCTATACTTTCCCCAAAAGGATATTAAATGCACTAAGGATGTCTCAGGTGCGCGTATACGCCAGCGCATCTAATTTGTTCACGATCACAAAAGTGAAGGACTATGACCCGGAAGGTGACAGCGGAAGCGGTCAGTTCTATCCACAGCAAAGGATCATTAACCTGGGTATTAATGTCAATTTTTAATAGCAAAATATTATACA containing:
- a CDS encoding glycoside hydrolase family 43 protein, yielding MPYKNLSLKCCFSLCFLLLVKIHNVYAQRHIESKKHVPLDSIRLSDPFILADTPTQMYYMTGTGGLLWKSKDLHYWDGPFVVAHPDPDSWMGADPMIWAAEIHSYKGRYYYFATFTNRDKIIGRYNGNTLQRRACHVLVSDQPDGSYVPMADSVYLPADQSTLDATLWVDKKNVPWMIYCHEWVQNNNGTVEKIRLKSDLSGTIGKSTTLFRASESPWSRENVNQVVLPNRVTDGPYVFRTKTGRLGMIWTSWIFDVYTQGVAYSETNTLDGPWIQEKLPVTPPNFGHGMIFKSLQGQTLMAVHSHKKIGDHTLRIPHLFLLNLDTDALLVEKPYVFTDP
- a CDS encoding SusC/RagA family TonB-linked outer membrane protein, producing MKRVIRLSTEPIGCIQPLIKLLVSFCLCLVIHQTAFAQQPDQIHGRVVDGKGIPLSNTSIAIAGQNGGAISDSAGQFSINAIKGDTLLFSHVGYSDLKLVVTTQSFMNVTLMESQINTLNDVVVVGYGTSTKKNLTGSVSVVKGSDIVKSPQPDISNSLAGRFSGLIASNRSGEPGYDGSSIRIRGLATTGNNDVLVVVDGVPGAIGGFSRLNPDDIASVTVLKDASAAVYGSRAANGVILVTTKQGATGKPLISYSYNQGFSSPTRLPKMADAATYAAILNEIDYYNNPEGGMNQHYTAEEVQKFKDGSDAINYPNTDWQEATLKNFALQNHQALSVRGGSDKVKYYLSLGTVSQNSLYKDGATKYKQYNFRSNVGAQITKDLNVKLSLSGRQEDRHYPIASAGDIFRSIYRAYPIVIDRYPNGLPSTGIENNNPVVMATDASGWNRNPTSTFNGILSATYNIPFVNGLSIDGFYSVDKSFNFTKTFNQPYALYTYDGDNDTYDKTIAGGSAGAATLNESQVNTSLITQNIKLNYKNGWGKHHLDAFVGYEQSENSSETFGASRINYPTVLTPELSQGGAAATDKDNYGSSFDFTRRSMISRLAYNYMEKYLLEGQLRIDGSSNFPSGHQYGYFPSVAAGWRVSEEPWFKQSVSWINDLKFRASYGSLGNDNVAQFQYYNNYSFSNHYVIGNGTVHPGIDLTKLANPNITWEVAKKMDIGLNAIVANDFNVELIYFQQKRSDILATRNASIPSVSGIVNPYTGDPLVPDENIGKVNNEGFEATIGYTHSGAFHFNVSANMTYAKSKVVFIDEAAGTLDYQSQTGHPLNAYLLYKSIGIYRTAEDLEKYPHVSGAGLGDLIFEDYNGDGSITADDQVRTKYGNIPQIVYGLVFSSGYKQFDFSFVIAGQAEVSQYVLPESGQVGNFYSSWADNRWSPSNPSGTYPRVDTRASSAISGGLYNSTFWLNDASFARLKNVELGYTFPKRILNALRMSQVRVYASASNLFTITKVKDYDPEGDSGSGQFYPQQRIINLGINVNF